The Mycolicibacterium hassiacum DSM 44199 genome includes a window with the following:
- a CDS encoding ferredoxin has protein sequence MKVFVDSTRCQGHTLCSMIAPDAFQLSEIDGTSSPVSEVVPPELQDAVREAAQSCPEQAISIEE, from the coding sequence GTGAAGGTCTTTGTCGATTCGACCCGCTGCCAGGGGCACACGCTGTGCTCGATGATCGCGCCGGATGCGTTCCAGCTCAGCGAGATTGACGGCACCTCGTCACCGGTGAGCGAGGTTGTCCCACCCGAACTGCAGGACGCGGTCCGCGAGGCCGCGCAGTCCTGTCCGGAGCAGGCGATCTCCATCGAGGAATGA
- a CDS encoding mycofactocin-coupled SDR family oxidoreductase — MGRVQGKVAFVTGAARGQGRSHAVRLAEEGADIIAVDLCQDIPSIGYPMATPEDLEETAKLVEKTGRSVYTAQADVREAAQLRKALEEGLAQFGHLDIVVAQAGVAGMKGQPPLQAWVDVINTNLVGTINAINVALPHLKEGASIVATGSTAALMDTHAKPDPGNDPGGMAYVHSKRALSAYVHDLATELAPRGIRANVIHPTNCNTDMLQSEPMYRSFRPDLEHPTLVDAEPVFYVQQAMKVPWIEPIDISNAVLWLASDEARYVTGMQIRVDAGGYLKWYDFHI, encoded by the coding sequence GTGGGACGAGTACAAGGAAAGGTCGCGTTCGTCACCGGCGCCGCCCGCGGACAGGGGCGTAGCCACGCGGTACGCCTGGCCGAGGAGGGCGCCGACATCATCGCGGTCGACCTGTGCCAGGACATCCCGTCGATCGGCTACCCGATGGCCACCCCGGAGGACCTCGAGGAGACCGCCAAGCTCGTCGAGAAGACCGGCCGCAGCGTCTACACCGCCCAGGCCGACGTCCGCGAGGCCGCCCAGCTGCGCAAGGCGCTCGAGGAGGGGCTGGCACAGTTCGGGCACCTCGACATCGTCGTCGCACAGGCCGGGGTAGCCGGCATGAAAGGCCAACCACCCCTTCAGGCTTGGGTCGACGTCATCAACACCAACCTGGTCGGCACCATCAACGCGATCAACGTCGCACTCCCCCACCTGAAAGAAGGCGCGTCGATCGTGGCCACCGGCTCCACCGCGGCGCTGATGGACACCCACGCCAAGCCGGATCCGGGCAACGATCCCGGCGGCATGGCGTATGTGCACAGCAAGCGGGCGCTGTCTGCGTACGTGCATGACCTGGCCACCGAACTCGCTCCGCGCGGCATCCGGGCCAACGTGATCCACCCGACCAACTGCAACACCGACATGCTGCAGAGCGAGCCGATGTACCGCTCGTTCCGGCCCGACCTCGAACACCCGACCCTCGTCGACGCCGAACCGGTCTTCTACGTCCAGCAGGCGATGAAGGTGCCGTGGATCGAACCGATCGACATCAGCAACGCGGTGCTGTGGCTGGCCTCCGACGAGGCCCGCTACGTCACCGGTATGCAGATCCGGGTGGACGCCGGCGGCTACCTGAAGTGGTACGACTTCCACATCTGA